DNA sequence from the Deltaproteobacteria bacterium genome:
TTTTGCGAAAGGCCGTGTAATGGGCCAGCATGGAATCGATGGCGCCGGCCGAGACGCCGGCGAAGAGCCGGGGCCGGCCCATGGCCGTCACGTCGGCCGGGTCGGTCCAGCGCGGTTGGGCGATGATGCCGGTTCGAAAGCCATGGACGACCAGGGTCCGGCCCAACAGGGGCATGGCAAAGGACGGATGGTCCACATGGGCGTCGCCGCTGATCAGCAGCACGTCCAGTTCGGGCCAGCCAAGACTGTCCATCTCCGCCCTGGTCATGGGCAGAAACGGTGGCTGGGGCAGGCCGGGAGAAGAAAAGAGCTGGGTCATGGGATGAGTCCATAGGCGGGCGTCCAGGGTGGGGCAAGGACAAAAAAAGGGCGGCCCGGAGGCCGCCCGCGACACGGGGAGGTTTGTCGCCAGATTCGTGATGGAGAAGCCGGGAGTCACATACCCTCGGGCGCGGTGGCTCGGGCCATGTCCGGGCCGGTGGAACCCCGTCGCGCCCCCAGTCCTGGCTTGCCACCAGGGCGGC
Encoded proteins:
- a CDS encoding YgiQ family radical SAM protein; the encoded protein is MTQLFSSPGLPQPPFLPMTRAEMDSLGWPELDVLLISGDAHVDHPSFAMPLLGRTLVVHGFRTGIIAQPRWTDPADVTAMGRPRLFAGVSAGAIDSMLAHYTAFRKKRSDDAYTPGGRAGARPNRACIVYTNLLRQAFSGLPVILGGIEASLRRVTHYDFWTDKLRKPILLDAKADLVVYGMGERALVEIAARLHAG